A genome region from Candidatus Omnitrophota bacterium includes the following:
- a CDS encoding SDR family oxidoreductase: protein MKYLVTGGAGFIGSHIVEKLLKTKNEVRVLDNFSSGKMSNLVFTKGKKNFQLIRGDIRDIRSCRKACRGVDYVLHQAALRSVPKSMKDPYAYNDVNINGTLNMLYASRDAGVKKFVLASSSSIYGDTSKFPQEESDMPLLISPYALSKLTGEYYCRIFSEHYGLSTVALRYFNVFGPRQALDDEYAVVVPKFIHSVLKDVCPPIFGNGRQSRDFTFVENVVEANLLAAKNKKVSGEVFNVACGKDTTVLDLARKINSILGKNIKPHLLPVRAGDVFKTLASTVKVRKKLGFKGRVSFDDGLKKTVDYFKKKYA, encoded by the coding sequence ATGAAATATCTTGTAACAGGCGGCGCGGGTTTCATAGGCTCGCACATAGTGGAGAAACTGCTCAAAACAAAAAATGAGGTGAGGGTTCTGGATAATTTTTCTTCGGGTAAAATGTCCAATCTCGTTTTCACAAAAGGGAAGAAAAATTTTCAGCTCATACGGGGTGACATAAGGGATATCAGAAGCTGCCGGAAAGCCTGCAGGGGCGTTGACTATGTCCTGCATCAGGCGGCCCTGCGCTCCGTGCCGAAATCAATGAAGGATCCCTACGCCTATAATGATGTCAACATAAACGGCACACTCAACATGCTTTACGCATCCAGGGATGCCGGTGTGAAAAAATTTGTGCTGGCTTCCTCAAGTTCCATTTACGGCGACACATCAAAATTCCCGCAGGAGGAGAGCGATATGCCGCTTCTTATCTCACCCTACGCTCTGTCCAAGCTCACGGGGGAGTATTACTGCCGTATTTTTTCGGAACATTACGGCCTCTCAACAGTTGCGTTGAGGTATTTCAATGTCTTCGGCCCGCGCCAGGCGCTGGATGATGAATACGCGGTTGTGGTTCCCAAATTCATCCATTCGGTGCTCAAGGATGTTTGTCCCCCTATTTTCGGTAATGGCAGACAGTCGCGCGATTTCACCTTCGTTGAAAATGTCGTGGAGGCGAATCTTCTCGCCGCGAAAAATAAAAAAGTGTCGGGGGAAGTCTTCAATGTGGCCTGCGGTAAAGACACGACGGTGCTGGATCTCGCGCGGAAAATAAACAGTATACTGGGTAAGAACATAAAGCCCCATCTCCTTCCGGTGCGCGCGGGCGATGTGTTCAAGACACTTGCTTCTACGGTAAAAGTCAGGAAAAAACTCGGGTTTAAAGGCAGGGTCTCTTTTGACGACGGGCTTAAAAAGACGGTGGATTATTTCAAGAAAAAATATGCTTAA